The following proteins come from a genomic window of Bactrocera tryoni isolate S06 chromosome 1, CSIRO_BtryS06_freeze2, whole genome shotgun sequence:
- the LOC120766497 gene encoding alcohol dehydrogenase 1, which produces MSLAGKNVVFVGGLGFIGYEACKALMTRDLASFFIFDVLDKPEAVKALEEINPKTKVYYTKFDITSKDSIKQSLADVVAKVQYIDVLVNGAGILTDPNVELTMNINLIGLINTTLEAIPLMDKNKKGRGGVIVNIASVLGLEPAPPTAVYCASKFGVVGFSRSLGDPHYYEHTGIAVVTFCPGLTDTPLKNNIATKYTFDYSKEIGEKLNNSKTQKPEICGQHLAQAVELMDNGAIYISNQGTLTKVKPSVYWEPTY; this is translated from the exons atgagTTTGGCGGGTAAAAATGTTGTGTTCGTTGGTGGCTTGGGCTTCATTGGTTATGAAGCTTGCAAAGCGTTGATGACCAGAGATTTGGCG TCCTTCTTCATTTTCGATGTTCTGGACAAACCCGAAGCTGTGAAGGCCTTGGAGGAGATCAATCCCAAGACCAAAGTCTACTACACCAAGTTCGACATTACCAGCAAGGATAGCATTAAGCAATCGCTCGCCGATGTTGTCGCCAAAGTGCAATACATTGATGTACTCGTCAATGGCGCCGGCATACTCACCGATCCCAATGTTGAGCTGACCATGAACATCAACTTGATTGGTCTCATCAATACCACACTCGAGGCCATACCACTTATGGACAAGAACAAGAAGGGACGCGGTGGCGTGATAGTCAACATTGCTTCCGTGCTGGGTTTGGAGCCCGCACCACCCACCGCCGTCTACTGCGCATCGAAATTCGGTGTTGTGGGCTTCTCGCGTTCACTTGGC gaTCCCCACTATTATGAGCACACCGGCATTGCGGTGGTCACTTTCTGTCCCGGTTTGACTGATACGCCATTGAAGAACAACATTGCCACCAAATATACCTTCGACTATTCCAAGGAGATTGGCGAGAAACTGAACAACTCCAAAACACAGAAACCCGAAATTTGTGGCCAACATTTGGCCCAAGCCGTCGAGTTGATGGACAATGGTGCCATCTACATTAGTAACCAAGGCACATTGACCAAGGTGAAGCCAAGCGTCTACTGGGAACCAACTTATTAG
- the LOC120766343 gene encoding alcohol dehydrogenase: MGLTGKNVVFVGGLGFIGYEACKQIMTKNVSSFFVFDVLENAENIKALQAINPKTKVYYTKFDITNKASIKSALADVVAKVQYIDVLVNGAGILADPNVELTMNINLIGLIHTTLEAIPLMDKNKKGRGGLIVNIASVLGLEPAPPTAVYCASKFGVMGFSRSISDPYYYNLTGIAVVTFCPGLTETPLKNNIATKYTFEYSKAIGEKLNNTKTQKPEACGAHLAQVVESAENGGIYISNQGSLSKVTPTVYWEPTFN; encoded by the exons ATGGGTTTGACCGGTAAAAATGTGGTTTTCGTTGGCGGTTTGGGCTTCATCGGCTACGAAGCCTGCAAACAGATTATGACCAAGAATGTGTCG TCTTTCTTCGTTTTCGATGTTTTGGAAAATGCTGAGAATATCAAAGCCCTACAGGCCATCAATCCCAAGACCAAAGTCTACTACACCAAATTCGACATCACCAACAAGGCGAGCATTAAGTCGGCACTCGCCGATGTTGTCGCCAAAGTGCAATACATTGATGTACTCGTCAATGGCGCCGGCATACTCGCCGATCCCAATGTTGAGCTGACCATGAACATCAACTTGATTGGTCTCATACACACCACGCTCGAGGCCATTCCACTCATGGACAAGAACAAGAAGGGACGCGGCGGTCTGATTGTTAATATTGCTTCCGTTTTGGGTCTGGAACCCGCACCACCCACCGCCGTCTACTGCGCATCGAAATTCGGTGTTATGGGCTTCTCGCGTTCAATTTCC GATCCCTACTATTACAACCTTACCGGCATTGCGGTGGTCACTTTCTGTCCCGGTTTGACCGAAACGCCATTGAAGAACAACATTGCCACCAAATACACTTTTGAGTACTCCAAGGCGATTGGTGAGAAACTGAACAACACCAAGACACAGAAACCCGAAGCTTGTGGCGCTCATTTGGCTCAGGTGGTCGAGTCAGCCGAGAATGGTGGCATCTATATCAGCAACCAAGGCTCTTTGTCCAAGGTGACACCCACCGTGTACTGGGAACCCACATTCAATTAG